In Balaenoptera acutorostrata chromosome 3, mBalAcu1.1, whole genome shotgun sequence, the genomic stretch GTGCAGTCTGGACAACTTCGCTAAAACTCAGCATGGGCTCCGTTCAACAATTAAGAAGTGAGGTTTCTTTGGGGAGGCTGCTACGTACCTTTATCGGAAAAGGGTCAGAAATGCCTAAAGAGATGCAGAGAAACCCCAGAAAAGCCGGGAGGAAACAGGACAGGCGTAACTTAGTTTTAATGAATATGACAGACCAAGCTGAAATTGAACAGAAAGGATTTAGAACCATTAGGACAGCTGGGAATGGTGAGGGGCCGAGGATCTAAAGTGCTGGAAAATGTTTAACTTTCACGGCGCTGACAAGTATTCACTTCAATGCAACCTCCCCCCCATCACCTAGAGCAAGGTGGACAGACCGAGGGCGCTTCCCTGGCTTACTCACAACTCTCAGGCCTGCCTGGCAGGCTTTCAAATGACTCAGCTGGTTCGTTTACGGTGCTGGGAAGCAGCGCTGCACAGACAAGGACACAGGAGACTGTTAACCCGGCCTGACGGGGAAGCAGGGCAAGCGCTGAGCGTCAGGCCTGCAGCTGGGGGCGGGTCCGTGCAGCAGAGCTGCGCTGAGTCCCCGCCGCCTGTCACGCCGTATTCTGGGCCCAATGGTGCTCTTTGGGTATACATCCTGTGGCCAAGAGTTTGGAGAGTACTTGTCCAAAGCACCAGAACTACAGACACTAAGTTACTTTCATATTTCAGATGCAAAATTCATCTCTTGCCCAACTGTCCCCAGCATCCCTCAAAGGGACCTCTGTGTCCTGGCTCGTAGAAGGCGGAGTCATCAAAAATCACTAACGATCAGAGACCAGAGAGGAATGCGGCCACTCTTCACAGAACGGGGAAGAGGTGGCAGCTACCTTGTGAGATCTTGACCTGGGGAGGCTCTTCCAAACCCACCTTGCTGCATGTGGAGCCTGGCCCTGACCTCAAATCCGAAGCACCCCCCACTCACCTGTCCACCGGTCCCTCCATCCCTCGGGCAGTCTGCTTCCTGGTCCTCAGCAGGTCCCccggctgcggctgcggctgcggctcGGTGCTGACGGCCACCCCGTGCGCCTCTTTCAGGTGGCCGAAGTAGACTCTGACGTGGCCGAACACCTTCGCGCAGAATTCGCAGCACACGAGCCTCCTGGGCCGGGAGTCGCCGTGATGCAGCCGCACGTGTGCGCTCAGGCTGCCCAGCCGCATGTAGGCTTTGCGGCAGAGGCGGCAGCTGTAGGGCCGGCTGTCGGCGTGCGTGCTGGCGTGCTCGCGGAGGTGCTGCTTGGGCTGCAAGGTGTGCTCGCACACGTGGCATCCGTGCCAAGGCTTCTTGAGGCCGGAGAACCCATTTCTGAAGGCCGAGCTGGGCTTCGGGGAGGGGCCTTCGCCCGGCCTGCCGCCCGGATGCTTGGGGGCGAGGGAGTGATTGAACGACGCGTGCCCCCGGCTGCCGGGCGCGGGGGGCTGTAACGTGGCCGCGGGCGAGGCCAGGGGAGCCAGGGCCGGGAGGACCAGGACAGGTTTGGGCATGATGCTACGGTACTTTTTCACAGCCCCAGGTTTTTGGTCCTTGGATTCTTGGGGATCGGCTTTGGCTCTTTCTTTGCCATCTTTACACTTATTAATGACACATTTCCTCCTTTTACCCTGAAATGTCAGAAGTTCATCCGGGACTTTccgttttcttcctcttctcttggcTGCCCCGCCGTTCGGTTTTGTTTTGTGGTTGAGGTCGGCTTTGGTGGCCGGACAGTAGGCCCTGTCGCAGGGGCTCTGCCTCGACGCCTGTGGGGCAGGTCCCCTGTCGGCCACCTGGGGGGCCGAACAGAAGCCTTCCGGGACGGAGGAGGTCTTATCACCGGCTGCCCCGAGCCCAGGGAGAGAAACATCCGCAAGGTTCACAGCTGCTCCGCCTTTGTAAACTTGCGATGCCCTCGTTCTTGAGTAGGGCAGGATGGGCACCTTACCTCCGGGGATGGAAGAGACCACCTGAAGCGCGTTTCCAGTAACGCCTGGCGACAAATGGCTCGCGGCTCTGGCAAGGTCGACCTGTTCTCTAAGTTCTCCCCTGGAaacagcaggcttcctggagggcttCTTGCCTGCAACGCCTGCTCTCCCTGAACTCTTCGGGAGGCCCCGCTCGGCAGAGGGCTCCTCCGGTGTGGACAGCGCTGGGGCGGCGGGAGGGTCCCGACCTCCGTGGTCGCTGGTCCCTGGAGGCCCAGGGTCTCCATGGCCACCCCCATTGGTCAGCGAGGCCTGGGCCTGGCCGGGTGCCAGCGCCGGCTTGGGTGGGCTGGGCTTGTGCGGGGCCTCGGGATGCTCAGGCAGGGCAGGGGCCGCTTGGGTTTGGGCGGGAGCTTGGCTACAGCCCCTGTCGGAGGAGCTGAACCCCGGTTTCTTTCTGGCTCCTTTGCTATGTCCTGGGCGTTGGTACCGGGGGATGGGCACCTTCAGGTTCTTGGGCAGAGGCAGTCTGGGTTTCTGGAGTGGCTGAGCCGAGGCGACGTGTGGCAGAGCGACGAGAGAGAAGGTCCCTTCCTGGCCGGCCACCTGCATCAGCGCATAATTCTGGGGGGGCATCCCCAGGGCCTTCGAGCCGAGGGACGGGCCTGGATGCGCGTGGTCAGAGAGGGAGGGCGCCGGGCCCGGGAGCATTCTGGGCGCCAGGACTTGGGGCGCAAGTTTTGGAGCGATGGTTCTAAACTGACTCTTACCCTGCAGACCCTTCCCACCCTGAATCGTTCCAGGAGGGCTGTTTGATTCACCTGCAAGGACAATGCAGTATAAAAGGTCACGCTGGTGTCACATAAGCATCTtaccattccctctgcctggaagcaTCCCTAGAGCCAGCCCTGCCCTTGGGGGCAAACCCCGTGTTCCTCAAGACCCAGCCTGAAGGTCAGCTCCTGCCCACCTTCCCAGGGACCGATGACTGTCCTCCATGGTTCCACGGCCCCAGTGATAACATTCACCACATTCCACGGTAATTTATCTGTTTATGCATCTCTACGACTAAACACAGAGCTTCCTGAGAGCTGGGGCTGCCCCCTCCTTGTATTCCACAAGTCCTTCCTCTCCACTGGCCTAATTCCGCCAGGGcgaccccacccctcccccgagCTCCCGGGCTGCACGCCCTCTGGCATGTTCTGCCGTGTACTCTATTTCTTTCATATAAATGTCTTGCATTCCCTATTAAGCTCTGTGAGCATGAAGCCCGTATTGGATCTGCCTTGCTATTTCCCACTGTATCTTTGGTACGaaacaaatgtttcttgtatCAAACTTCTTTTTCACTCAATTTCAGGATACACAGTTTGACCCACTGGCAGCACAATTGGTTCTGCACAGTGGATGAATTCCAGCCTGAATACTGGCTTGGTGGCTGTTTTCCCGTGTGACTTGTGGATTTCTTCTCACACCTTCCAAACTGTTTGTGTGCTTTTGCAATTACATCACCAGTATTAAA encodes the following:
- the ZNF438 gene encoding zinc finger protein 438 isoform X1 produces the protein MQSAFSVPPKDQGGVSLLTSPVEKQLTQKKSESPGKTACTGESNSPPGTIQGGKGLQGKSQFRTIAPKLAPQVLAPRMLPGPAPSLSDHAHPGPSLGSKALGMPPQNYALMQVAGQEGTFSLVALPHVASAQPLQKPRLPLPKNLKVPIPRYQRPGHSKGARKKPGFSSSDRGCSQAPAQTQAAPALPEHPEAPHKPSPPKPALAPGQAQASLTNGGGHGDPGPPGTSDHGGRDPPAAPALSTPEEPSAERGLPKSSGRAGVAGKKPSRKPAVSRGELREQVDLARAASHLSPGVTGNALQVVSSIPGGKVPILPYSRTRASQVYKGGAAVNLADVSLPGLGAAGDKTSSVPEGFCSAPQVADRGPAPQASRQSPCDRAYCPATKADLNHKTKPNGGAAKRRGRKRKVPDELLTFQGKRRKCVINKCKDGKERAKADPQESKDQKPGAVKKYRSIMPKPVLVLPALAPLASPAATLQPPAPGSRGHASFNHSLAPKHPGGRPGEGPSPKPSSAFRNGFSGLKKPWHGCHVCEHTLQPKQHLREHASTHADSRPYSCRLCRKAYMRLGSLSAHVRLHHGDSRPRRLVCCEFCAKVFGHVRVYFGHLKEAHGVAVSTEPQPQPQPGDLLRTRKQTARGMEGPVDRETKSSLEEDLLLNQADEVKFQIRCGRCQITAQSFAEIKFHLLYVHGEEIQGQLQEEISPSLGSRGAQGELVPQAAPFWKHPERRKQLKHRPLDGELCAVPRLKKQLYLRHQNDVEILAKHEGAQPGSSEPGGHPQVPEGPGPDAALSPPRPGFNCVLCAQTLGRREELLLHWEEQHKCEDPPTLWTLLGALSSQGAVQRSGESGK
- the ZNF438 gene encoding zinc finger protein 438 isoform X2 gives rise to the protein MQSAFSVPPKDQGESNSPPGTIQGGKGLQGKSQFRTIAPKLAPQVLAPRMLPGPAPSLSDHAHPGPSLGSKALGMPPQNYALMQVAGQEGTFSLVALPHVASAQPLQKPRLPLPKNLKVPIPRYQRPGHSKGARKKPGFSSSDRGCSQAPAQTQAAPALPEHPEAPHKPSPPKPALAPGQAQASLTNGGGHGDPGPPGTSDHGGRDPPAAPALSTPEEPSAERGLPKSSGRAGVAGKKPSRKPAVSRGELREQVDLARAASHLSPGVTGNALQVVSSIPGGKVPILPYSRTRASQVYKGGAAVNLADVSLPGLGAAGDKTSSVPEGFCSAPQVADRGPAPQASRQSPCDRAYCPATKADLNHKTKPNGGAAKRRGRKRKVPDELLTFQGKRRKCVINKCKDGKERAKADPQESKDQKPGAVKKYRSIMPKPVLVLPALAPLASPAATLQPPAPGSRGHASFNHSLAPKHPGGRPGEGPSPKPSSAFRNGFSGLKKPWHGCHVCEHTLQPKQHLREHASTHADSRPYSCRLCRKAYMRLGSLSAHVRLHHGDSRPRRLVCCEFCAKVFGHVRVYFGHLKEAHGVAVSTEPQPQPQPGDLLRTRKQTARGMEGPVDRETKSSLEEDLLLNQADEVKFQIRCGRCQITAQSFAEIKFHLLYVHGEEIQGQLQEEISPSLGSRGAQGELVPQAAPFWKHPERRKQLKHRPLDGELCAVPRLKKQLYLRHQNDVEILAKHEGAQPGSSEPGGHPQVPEGPGPDAALSPPRPGFNCVLCAQTLGRREELLLHWEEQHKCEDPPTLWTLLGALSSQGAVQRSGESGK